From the Phycisphaeraceae bacterium genome, one window contains:
- a CDS encoding UDPGP type 1 family protein, translating to MIETTSEQHIQALETLKAVGQEHILAGYDRLKPAEQESLLAEIASVDWAEVARLVKTHVESKPKFKLPENIEPAPWYPNVPSAELEQFYRTAFEAGCAMVRDGKVCAFTVAGGQGTRLGWDAPKGTFPATPIRKVPLFGCLAEYIRAIEMRFGVVIRWYIMTSPANDADTRAYFEDQNYFGLDPDQVMIFPQGMMPAIGMSTGKVLMASPSSVALSPNGHGGSLKALETSGALDDMARHGIEHISYTQIDNPIVRVIDPLFLGLHAISGSQMSSKMLPKAYPKEKLGNFCVVDGRVTIIEYSDLPDELAYETVESGDLRFRAGSIAIHTIRRDFVELLNRSAQGFALPYHRAEKKVPYLDLKSGKQVEPDKPNAVKLETFVFDALPLCSTSIVYETERIDEFAPIKNADTPAGEEPANDSPQTSRTIQSERAARWLSELGVQVPRQADGSIDATLEISQITAIYKEDLDGSKLPGRIEPGQEVLL from the coding sequence ATGATCGAGACGACCAGCGAGCAGCACATCCAGGCCCTCGAAACCCTCAAAGCCGTGGGGCAGGAGCACATCCTGGCGGGTTATGACCGTCTCAAGCCCGCAGAGCAGGAATCGCTGCTCGCCGAGATCGCATCGGTTGACTGGGCCGAGGTTGCTCGTCTGGTCAAGACTCATGTCGAGAGCAAGCCGAAGTTCAAGCTGCCTGAGAACATCGAGCCGGCACCGTGGTACCCCAACGTGCCCTCCGCTGAGCTGGAGCAGTTCTACCGGACCGCCTTCGAGGCGGGTTGTGCGATGGTTCGTGATGGCAAGGTGTGTGCGTTCACTGTCGCGGGTGGGCAGGGCACACGGCTGGGCTGGGATGCGCCTAAGGGCACTTTCCCGGCGACGCCGATCCGGAAAGTCCCGCTCTTCGGCTGCCTGGCCGAGTACATCCGCGCTATCGAGATGCGCTTTGGCGTGGTCATCCGCTGGTACATTATGACCTCCCCGGCGAACGACGCGGACACGCGTGCGTATTTTGAGGATCAGAACTACTTCGGTCTCGATCCCGATCAGGTGATGATCTTCCCGCAGGGCATGATGCCTGCCATTGGCATGAGTACTGGGAAGGTTCTGATGGCGTCGCCGTCATCGGTTGCACTCTCGCCCAACGGCCACGGCGGATCACTCAAAGCGCTCGAAACCTCCGGGGCGCTTGACGACATGGCCCGGCACGGCATCGAGCACATCAGTTACACCCAGATCGACAACCCGATCGTGCGTGTGATCGATCCGCTGTTCCTCGGGCTGCACGCGATTTCCGGTTCGCAGATGTCGTCAAAGATGCTGCCCAAGGCGTATCCGAAGGAGAAGCTGGGCAACTTCTGCGTCGTTGATGGGCGCGTGACAATCATTGAGTACTCCGACCTGCCCGATGAGCTTGCTTACGAGACGGTCGAGTCGGGCGACCTGCGTTTCCGTGCGGGGTCGATCGCGATCCACACGATCCGTCGGGATTTTGTTGAGCTGCTCAATCGCTCGGCCCAGGGCTTTGCGCTCCCTTATCACCGAGCGGAGAAGAAGGTTCCGTATCTGGATCTCAAGTCAGGCAAGCAGGTCGAGCCTGACAAGCCCAACGCGGTCAAGCTCGAGACATTTGTTTTCGATGCGCTCCCGCTCTGCTCGACCTCGATCGTCTATGAGACCGAGCGGATTGATGAGTTTGCGCCGATCAAAAACGCGGATACGCCAGCAGGAGAGGAACCTGCCAACGACAGCCCGCAGACCAGCCGGACGATTCAGTCCGAACGTGCGGCCCGGTGGCTCTCGGAGCTGGGGGTCCAGGTCCCTCGTCAAGCCGACGGTTCGATCGATGCCACGCTGGAGATCAGCCAGATCACGGCGATCTACAAGGAAGACCTCGACGGCTCGAAACTCCCCGGCCGGATCGAACCGGGGCAGGAAGTTCTGCTCTAG
- a CDS encoding chlorite dismutase family protein, producing MSERSHSVVGRPALEEVDLREHGAKGTTSDRRLFIQFQAFSRMDGQPAPTTQDLVAALSNKSTDLVLYEDARDPRGFGLALASEDPGVIMDVTRQVFADPAWQGLTIKPEYTMMGRTYALGYEADLEDTLLQRPRRHLLEAEWPWCVWYPLRRAGAFETLEKDEQRAILGEHATIGMSWARSGVARDIRLACHGLAGEDNDFVLALFAHEVHPLSALVNRMRSTVQTSRYLEKLGPFFLGRAVWRSTTLQG from the coding sequence ATGAGCGAACGATCCCATTCCGTCGTCGGCAGGCCGGCACTCGAAGAAGTCGATCTCCGTGAGCACGGAGCCAAGGGCACAACCTCGGACCGCAGGCTGTTTATCCAGTTCCAGGCTTTTTCCAGGATGGATGGCCAGCCCGCGCCGACGACTCAAGACCTAGTTGCTGCGCTGAGTAACAAGAGCACGGACCTGGTCCTCTACGAGGACGCGCGCGACCCCCGTGGTTTCGGGTTGGCGTTGGCATCAGAGGACCCCGGCGTCATCATGGATGTGACCCGTCAGGTCTTCGCTGACCCGGCCTGGCAGGGCCTGACGATCAAGCCCGAGTACACAATGATGGGGCGGACGTATGCCCTGGGATATGAGGCCGACCTGGAGGACACGCTGCTGCAGCGTCCGCGTCGGCATCTGCTCGAGGCCGAGTGGCCGTGGTGTGTCTGGTACCCGCTTCGTCGGGCCGGGGCCTTCGAGACACTGGAGAAGGACGAGCAGCGTGCGATTCTGGGCGAGCATGCCACGATCGGGATGAGTTGGGCCCGGTCCGGTGTCGCGCGTGACATCAGGCTGGCCTGCCACGGCTTGGCGGGCGAGGACAATGACTTCGTCCTGGCCCTGTTTGCCCACGAGGTTCATCCGCTTTCCGCGTTGGTCAACCGGATGCGATCGACCGTGCAGACCTCTCGATATCTCGAAAAACTAGGTCCGTTCTTCCTAGGCCGGGCAGTCTGGCGTTCGACGACCCTGCAAGGGTGA